TTATTATGATATCACCTAGCAAGAAACAGGTTGGCCAACAGAATGCTTTGGAGCATATTCCTCTTGTCATGGAACCTTTGTCTGGTTACTATACAAGCCCGGTTCTTGTGCTTGATTTCCAGTCCTTGTATCCATCTATTGTGATTGCCTATAACTATTGTTATTCTACCTGTCTTGGTAGGGTAAAATTTTGGAGAGGTCGTAACAAACTGGGTGTGATCGATCTGGATGTCGATTCTAAGCTTCTAGATGTATTGAAAGATGATTTGACTATTGCTCCGAACGGATTAATATTTGTCAAGGAAATACGTCGAAAGTCATTATTGGCCAAAATGCTGTCGGAAATTTTGGACACACGAGTCATGGTCAAAGCCGGAATGAAACTCGATCAAGAACCAGGTTTTCAGAATATGATGAATAACCGGCAGTTGGCTCTGAAGTTGATTGCAAATGTAACATATGGTTATACATCGGCAACATATTCTGGACGGATGCCCTGTGCGGAGATTGCTGATAGTATAGTTCTCAGTGCGAGAGAAATACTGGAGAATACTATTCGGATCATAGGTGAGACTACCAAATGGGGAGCTGAAGTTGTATATGGAGACACGGATAGTATCTTCGTTCATCTTCCTGGAAAATCTAAGGACCAAGCATTTGAGATTGGAAACGACATTGCGAATTATATTACAAGTATCAATCCGTCTCCCATCAAACTCAAGTTTGAAAAGGTGTATATGGGGAGTGTTCTATTGACGAAGAAACGATACGTGGGGTATATGTATGAAACACCTGATCAGAAAGTACCTGTGTTTGATGCTAAAGGTATAGAGACGGTCCGAAGAGACGGTACACCAGCAGAACAGAAGATCGAAGAAAAGGCACTTCGACTGCTATTTGAGACATCTGATTTATCAAAAGTAAAAGAATTCCTGCATCAGCAATGGCGAAAGATTATGACTGGTAACATTTCGGTTCaagatttttgttttgcgAAAGAAGTACGAATGGGTACTTACAAGGAGGGCGGGACTCTGCcaccaggagcagcagtTAGTGCCAAAAAGATGGAGAAAGATGAAAGAGCAGAACCTCAATATCGTGAGAGAGTCCCTTATGTCGTCATTAGCGGACCACCTGGGTCTCGACTAGTCGACCGATGTGTGTCACCAGATGAACTGGTGAACAATGCGAACTACTATCTTGATTCTGATTAttatatcaagaaaaaccTGATCCCTCCGTTAGAGCGTATTTTTAATATCTTGGGAGCCAATGTTCAATCGTGGTATGACCAAATGCCTAAAGTTATAAGATTCCAGCCTATTAAAGGGAAAGGAGAGAATTTGCGAAACTATATCAAATCTGCCTCGTGTATTATCTGCAAGGACAAGCAAACTAATGATGGTATATGCAGTGAGTGTCGAGAAGATCCTGCTGGTTCGATGCTGATACttcaaaaaagaataaaatacaGTGAGGAAAAAGTTTTGGAGCTAGAAGCAATATGTAGAAATTGCTCTGGTATTAGTCCTGTCATGGAAGTCCGATGTGATTCTGGGGACTGCCCTATTTATTACTCGAGAAAAAGAGCTATAGCTAAGTTCGATGCTGTGGTCTCAGAAGATATGAGCTTGTTAGATTTAAATTGGTAATGATTAATGACGTTAAATGAATTTATGAAactataataaataataaataaatattccaTTACTGAATTAATAGACAagagtaataaataaataaatccTCTCTGATTAGCGTGTTCGTTAGATGGACATCAGAGGAACGGTAGTCGGCCTACCATGTGCACATTGGAAAGGAAAGTAGCATAGGGAAAGGTCGCGAATCAAGAGTTTGCATTCAGAAAGTGAAAGTTTGTCGCCAAACTTCACAGCAGAACGACAGGCAGTCATGTttaacaaatcaaaaataaccaCCGGACAGCATCTAGACAGTATTGGCCATGCGACAGATTCACTATTCATATCACTAACTTTGTGAGTACTATAGCTTTGCGGTATCCATATAGCCTTGGATACTTTCCCATAGAACAAATCTCGTGCATGACTAACTACAAGTTTGTAAACAAAGCTGGCGTCTTCAAATTTGCTCTCCACAAGCAATGGCAAGTGTGACACTGCAACACTACGACTAGCAGACGATATCTCGTATTTGACaccccattgctcaaaTATTAGTCTGTAATCTGCGAGAAGGGTCAAGTCGTCGTTTGATAGACCCTCTATTCTGATAGGAGCCTTCACAGCCACTGCTTCATGCTGACTCTTAAAAGTACTAGTCATTAGTTTTTCCAGTATAACACGTTCGTCCGCGGCATGTTGGTCAACTAAAGCGAGGACTGGATACTCACTCGTGGCTCTCATTTTCACCATGATGAATTTGTCGTCAACTTGTGCAATAACTTCACAATTCTCTATATCTTCTTTAACAAGCTTTTGAGACGATGATTCTtgtgaaaaagaagagaagtaTTTTGAGGTTTCTGATGAAAGTGATGGAATCTCTGGTTCACTGACTTTTGTGGCTTCAATCCCAGCGGACTCTTGTAAATGCTCGTTGAAATCAAAGCTGCCGCTTCCAGAATTCTCTTTATCATGCGCCTGTGACTCTCCGGATTCTCCTTTCTGTTTACctttctgtttcttcgaTACTCTCATATCAATCTTTCGGTTATTTTCAGACGCCCTTTTCGTCAGTAACCTCTCGCCTTTCAGTTTATATCCTCTTGCAATCAAACACTCAGAGACAGCCGTCACCAATACTTTTTTCAGAATATTTCTAGCATCAGCATTgaaatcttcaatttctGGGTTATAATGTAATGCTTTAATTGACAGGATAAACGGACTTTTTGAATTCTGCTTCCCCCTCCTGGACCGCTCTCCACAACAATAATCGCTTGCCTGAAGAAGAGTATCTACTTCTTGACACAGTTTCGAGCTGCTTTCTAGTCTTTTTCCATTTATAAGAATATGTTGGAAagttgttggtgctgctgggaCAAGTTGTCTACTAATAATCCCATATACAGCCAAATCACCAGAGTCGTCAACATAGTCAATGCGATCCCATTGAGCAACAGCACTGTTGTGCATGGCTCGCAAAACAGCTACTTCTCTAGGTATATAGCCACTAGTACCTTCTACCACACTGGTAATTGATAAAATCGACGTTAAATTGGCAGGATTCGCGATGTTGAAAACCTCGGTCAAACTGGTCTTGTTGTGTTGATATACGGTGAAACTGACGTCGGGGAATTGGACCAGCAGTGGCACAAGCTGAAATTTAAGTTCTTGCACATGAGTATTCCAGTTATTACTCAACATTACCTTTCTCCTTACGGGCATAGAATCAAACAGATCTGACACTGACACAAACGTGCCATGGCGGGCCAGTCTCATAATCTTGTTACCCATTACAGCTTTGAAATTGCgctttttgtttttgtgtACCATGATCTGATAAGCACTTGCACCTGCACACTTTGATTCTATCTCGAGCAACGACGACTCGGCTATGGCTGCCAGTGCCAAGCCCCTGTATCCAAATACAGCTCTCGTGCTTCCATACTTTGAGGTATCTAATCCGTATCTGTTAGTATACTTTCAATAAGGCTTTATCCTCAGAATTGAGtctcagaagcagaaaaacTTGTATACAACCTCACCGCCACAACCAGAGTGTAGTAGTAACCTAAAGTCAGCGGCCGATTTGCACTGCCGAGTCAAAACTAATTCACTTACGATTCTGTTTGGCCACATTGATCATATCGTGTACAGGTATACCATGTCCATTATCACTAACACTGAAattcagcagctttggATCCAGAGTGACAGCAACTTTTGTGGCCCTTGCATCGAGGCTGTTCTTCACCAATTCAACGACACATTTTGTGAAGCTCGGAGCCTCGATTTGTAAAGAAAACTTGACTGCCACATCGCGAGCCAGTTTCTGGATCCTCGGCGTCGCCAGCTCTTTGTTATTGACAACCAGGTCCATCTTCCCTCCGGCAAACCACACTCACTTCACTACTATCAACCAGCCATCTGTGACCTACAATGTCACAGCCTGATCTGTACCGATTAATAAATTGAAATGTCCACCCTTACCCTAATCAATCTGCATGctctatcttatcttatcagccATGCAAACCAAGACCCTGAACCCTTCCTCCAAATCCCCAAAATCCTGCTCATCCTCCCCACAAAACGACTCcagcgaagcgagaggagtagcggggtctggggcggagccccagccgccggaggcgacGCGCACCGGGCCAGACCTgcttccggcggctggggctccgccccagaccccgctgctcctctcgcttcgctcgagtcgttacgcAGGGACACGGTCAGGCTTATTATTTACGGAGAGTGTGAAAAGGAGAGCCTGGTAGTATGGTTTGTCACGTGAGCGTTTGGTTGTTAGGTGTGAAATAATTACCTATTTAGGAAATATGTACGGGCTTTTCACAGTCACTGTGCTGCACACGCAACATGCGCCGACTCACATTGTCAAATTGTTCACGCTTCACCAAAAGCACGATACACAATATCAAGTTCTCCTGTAGGAATTCGAAGCTTCTCTCGACAAAACACAGTTTCGCCAGTCCAACATGGTTTGTACGTATTAATTTGAGAGAGTGAGAGTTTGTAGAACGTGGATACAACGGGAATCAAGACAGCATTGCAAGAATGGTTTTATCATTTATCAACGAATAGCGAGGACGAGCTCCGAAATATGGATATTGAACGACAGGCTACGACACGATAATAGTGGGTCGAGCTTTAAATACGACGAGAGTTTGAGACTCTGATGGGAGTCTTGATgtttatttcttgtttattGGAAACTGAAAACTGATTTGAATCTCGATTTGAACGTTAAGTTTGTATGAGGGATCAGATATCGACCAAAAGCGTACTATCGACAGATTGGAATTTTAAAGATAACATGAATAGACAACTACAATGGTCAGTAGTTGGTTTACATTGTCTCAGCAAATTTATGAAATCTAGACGACTATGACGATAAAACTATTTTTGATAATGCTAATGCTCGCGATGATTCGAAAAGTATCCACTAACCTAGTTACCCACTCatgaaagtgaaaaaaaacataAACTAACAAATATGCAGCCGCCCCAAGAAGATACTCCAAGACTTACTCAGTCCCTAAGCGAGCTTACGACTCCGCCCGTTTGGACGCCGAGCTCAAGCTCGACGGTGAATACGGTCTTAAGAACAAGAGAGAAATCTACAGAATTGCTCTTCAACTTTCTAAGATTCGTCGTGCCGCCCGTGACCTTTTGACCCGTGATGAGAAGGACCCCAAGCGTCTTTTCGAGGGTAACGCCCTTATCAGACGTCTTGTGCGTGTCGGTGTCCTCAGTGAAGACAAGATGAAGCTCGATTACGTCTTGGCTCTCCGTATCGAAGATTTCTTGGAGAGACGTCTCCAAACCCAAGTTTTCAAGCTTGGTCTTGCCAAGTCTATCCACCACGCTCGTGTCCTCATTTCTCAAAGACACATCCGTGTTGGTAAGCAAATCGTCAACGTTCCTTCATTCCTTGTCCGTCTTGACTCTCAAAAGCATATCGATTTCGCCCTTAACTCTCCTTACGGTGGTGGCCGTCCTGGTCGTGTTaagagaagaaaccaaGGCAAGGCTTCTgaggaggctgctgccgagGAGGACGAAGAGTAAACATTTTACTTAAcacaaaaataatttagtAGAAATGTCTTTTCtgtaaaaaatatatatgagATCACCCTGATTTGCAAGGAAGTTCAAGCTCCGCTTAGCATTCGTTTATGACTGTTAGATTGAAGTGGGATTTAAAAGATATAGATTTCAAAGTTCTATAGTTTGATAAATTTAGGAGCTTGGATTGAATAGTAGTGGAGGCTCTGAAGTGAGTTGAATGCCGGGTAACAATTAAATGGAATGCAATGTTGGTAAAATGCAATGTTAGAATTCCAATGCTGGTAGATGAAATGCAATGTTAAAATAGGAAGTTCAAGTCCAGAAAATCAAGATAAAATCAACTGTTGGACCATGAGCTGTTAGAATTGAATGTCAATCAATAGAATTAGCCAATTGCATTTATATCGAAACGAAGTCCAGTATTTCTAGTTTATTCACAGGTTTTGGCACAATCGCGAGGATAACTTCAGCGATGGTGATCCCCGTTTTAGTCATGTCGATCGTTTCATTTACCCCAGTCAAAACAACCTTCCCGGACAGCTATAATCCTAGAAATAACTTTTAATGACTCCAATCACCATATAGTTTTAATAAATCTTTCGATATTTTCAATTAGTTAGAAATATATGAAGTTATGTCCTTGTGAAAACTGTCCGACCCCGTTTaacagatattatttttcagttgcCAAAATCTATTCTAGCAGACCCTAAACTGGCTCAACCACCCAACCCAATCATCCCGGGTcctcgacgcccgactcgagcgaagcgagaggagccacggggtctggggcgaagccccagccgccggaggcaccgtGGACCCTGATGGACACTCAGGGTCTATAGGGTTCGGGTATTTGCGTGCCCTAGATTAATTACCTAAATAGGAAAGTGGTACAAAGAGTGGACTCATATTTacactgaaaaattcaaaccGACTCTTTTCTTGCATCGTCACCCGCCGTGCTACAGCCTGCAACTGAGCCATAGTACTGTTGACCTTCGATTTGGATTTTCTACTTCACATCACCTAACGAAATAATCAAGCATCAAAAATGGGTAAAAGGTAAGCCCATACGCGATGACTGGACACGAGTTGAGTAATGAACGAGGCAATGAAGAATATATCAGAGAATTTTGGGTTCGATAGCGTCTGTCAACGAAGTATACTCGACGTCAAAGGCCTCACGAACTAGTACAAAGTTTGGTCGACAAAATAGTCTTAATCACTATTCAGTAATTTCGATAAAGAAAATGGGTTTCTGTTTATTCGAGCGTCGTTTCTCACATTAAAGCTCTTTTTCAACAATGTTCGAGGTTCATTCAACGTCAGTGAGAAATGTATTTGAAAATCTGAAGAATTTGTGTCCAATATAGGCACTTAGAATACGACATCCGACAAGTCAATAGTGACTTCACCACACTCTACCACTTTGTATCCCTCGTTTTATTTCCCATTTTTCtcaactttttttcttgttcgTTCATTATTCAGTTTACTCGCCAGTCTAAACCACCTACACACCAACACCatactaacaaaataaCAGTCGCGGTTACAGATCTGGCACTCGTTACGCCTTCTCTCGTGACTTCAAGAAGCACGGAACTATCCCTCTTTCCATCTACTTGAAGACCTACAAGGTCGGTGATATCGTTGACATCAAGGCCAATGGTGCCATCCAAAAGGGTATGCCCCACAAGTTCTACCACGGTAAGACCGGTATTGTCTACAACATCACCAAGTCTTCTGTCGGTGTCATTGTCCAAAAGGTCGTTGGTAACAGATACATTGAGAAGCGTGTCAACCTCCGTGTTGAGCACGTCAAGCACTCCAAGTGCAGACAAGAGTTCCTCAACAGAGTCAAGGAGAACGCTGCCAAGAAGATCGAGGCCAGAGAGAAGGGTGAGCGTGTTGAGCTCAAGAGACAACCCGCCAAGCCAAGAGATGCCCGCACCATCAGCTTGACTGCTCCCGAGACCATCGCTCCTGTTGCTTACGAGACTTTCATTTAAACGATTCCATGTTtataatcaaaataaaatatccCTAAAATGTGTACTGATAACCTCTGATTTCTGTTTTgtggtctgcctccggcggctggggctctgccccagaccccgctgctcctctcgcttcgcccgagtcgggcgtctgGGTCTCTACGTTTTACGGTTTAACTCCTGGCGAGCTAGCACTGGATCCTctacgcccgactcgagcgaagcgagaggagcagcggggtctggggcggagccccagccgccggaggcaggaagGGTCCGATGGACAGGGTCCTGGCGCAGGGGCTCTGCATGGTGCAACGGTGGTGCGTGAGGCTGGAAagtttcaaaaaaaattgtggCTTGCATATCAGGAAGTGAGGCAAACTGGTATATTTCAggctattatttatttcaactGTGAGTGGATCagaatttattttttcctgTCTTTGAACAGTTTTGAATCGAAAAAGGCAGGCTGTTGGTTCGCGGAGTTGGTTTTAGAAACTCTGTGATTTAAAGTTAGATTTTctcagctgctggaagaTACAGGTGTGGAGCGATTAAGTCTGCAGTTGAGAGCACTTGGTACTGGGACTTGTCTGTTGAAGGCGCAAAAGTTTATTCAAAA
The Sugiyamaella lignohabitans strain CBS 10342 chromosome A, complete sequence genome window above contains:
- the MLH3 gene encoding mismatch repair protein MLH3 (Protein involved in DNA mismatch repair and meiotic recombination; involved in crossing-over during meiotic recombination; forms a complex with Mlh1p; mammalian homolog is implicated mammalian microsatellite instability; GO_component: GO:0032390 - MutLbeta complex [Evidence IEA]; GO_component: GO:0097587 - MutLgamma complex [Evidence IPI] [PMID 9770499]; GO_component: GO:0005712 - chiasma [Evidence IBA]; GO_component: GO:0005634 - nucleus [Evidence IEA,IEA]; GO_component: GO:0005634 - nucleus [Evidence IPI] [PMID 10570173]; GO_component: GO:0000795 - synaptonemal complex [Evidence IBA]; GO_function: GO:0005524 - ATP binding [Evidence IEA]; GO_function: GO:0016887 - ATPase activity [Evidence IBA]; GO_function: GO:0016887 - ATPase activity [Evidence ISS] [PMID 23316435]; GO_function: GO:0030983 - mismatched DNA binding [Evidence IBA,IEA]; GO_process: GO:0006281 - DNA repair [Evidence IEA]; GO_process: GO:0006974 - cellular response to DNA damage stimulus [Evidence IEA]; GO_process: GO:0000710 - meiotic mismatch repair [Evidence IMP] [PMID 23316435]; GO_process: GO:0006298 - mismatch repair [Evidence IEA]; GO_process: GO:0006298 - mismatch repair [Evidence IMP] [PMID 10679328]; GO_process: GO:0006298 - mismatch repair [Evidence IMP] [PMID 9770499]; GO_process: GO:0007131 - reciprocal meiotic recombination [Evidence IEA]; GO_process: GO:0007131 - reciprocal meiotic recombination [Evidence IMP] [PMID 10570173]); translated protein: MVHKNKKRNFKAVMGNKIMRLARHGTFVSVSDLFDSMPVRRKVMLSNNWNTHVQELKFQLVPLLVQFPDVSFTVYQHNKTSLTEVFNIANPANLTSILSITSVVEGTSGYIPREVAVLRAMHNSAVAQWDRIDYVDDSGDLAVYGIISRQLVPAAPTTFQHILINGKRLESSSKLCQEVDTLLQASDYCCGERSRRGKQNSKSPFILSIKALHYNPEIEDFNADARNILKKVLVTAVSECLIARGYKLKGERLLTKRASENNRKIDMRVSKKQKGKQKGESGESQAHDKENSGSGSFDFNEHLQESAGIEATKVSEPEIPSLSSETSKYFSSFSQESSSQKLVKEDIENCEVIAQVDDKFIMVKMRATSEYPVLALVDQHAADERVILEKLMTSTFKSQHEAVAVKAPIRIEGLSNDDLTLLADYRLIFEQWGVKYEISSASRSVAVSHLPLLVESKFEDASFVYKLVVSHARDLFYGKVSKAIWIPQSYSTHKVSDMNSESVAWPILSRCCPVVIFDLLNMTACRSAVKFGDKLSLSECKLLIRDLSLCYFPFQCAHGRPTTVPLMSI
- the RPL21B gene encoding ribosomal 60S subunit protein L21B (Ribosomal 60S subunit protein L21B; homologous to mammalian ribosomal protein L21, no bacterial homolog; RPL21B has a paralog, RPL21A, that arose from the whole genome duplication; GO_component: GO:0022625 - cytosolic large ribosomal subunit [Evidence IDA] [PMID 11983894]; GO_component: GO:0005622 - intracellular [Evidence IEA]; GO_component: GO:0030529 - ribonucleoprotein complex [Evidence IEA]; GO_component: GO:0005840 - ribosome [Evidence IEA,IEA]; GO_function: GO:0003735 - structural constituent of ribosome [Evidence IEA]; GO_function: GO:0003735 - structural constituent of ribosome [Evidence IC] [PMID 11983894]; GO_process: GO:0002181 - cytoplasmic translation [Evidence IC] [PMID 11983894]; GO_process: GO:0006412 - translation [Evidence IEA]); translated protein: MPHKFYHGKTGIVYNITKSSVGVIVQKVVGNRYIEKRVNLRVEHVKHSKCRQEFLNRVKENAAKKIEAREKGERVELKRQPAKPRDARTISLTAPETIAPVAYETFI